The following are encoded in a window of Pecten maximus chromosome 17, xPecMax1.1, whole genome shotgun sequence genomic DNA:
- the LOC117315931 gene encoding histidine decarboxylase-like, whose amino-acid sequence MDFEEYRKRGKDMVDYIADYLKTIRTRRVFPDVQPGYMRNLVPETAPTEGEPWHDIFRDIERVIMPGVTHWQSPYMHAYFPALNSFPSLLGDMLADAINCLGFTWASSPACTELETIVMDWLGKMIGLPSEFLHSNKQTMGGGVIQLTASDSTFIALLAARTEVFRKYKCLHSGLDDAEINARLVAYCSDQAHSSVEKAGLIGLVKMRFICSDDQLSMRGESLQSAIERDREEGLIPFFVCATLGTTGACAFDNLAELGPICETEGLYLHIDAAYAGTAFICPEYRKFMAGIEYAHSIAFNPSKWLMVHFDCTAMWVKNSGSLHRTFNVDPLYLKHENSGAAIDYMHWQIPLSRRFRALKLWFVIRSFGVEGLQAHVRKGVRLAEKFEKMVRTDDRFEIPAARHLGMVVFRLKGDNDRTEILLKRLNKSGKIHMVPAALKSKYVIRFTVTSQYTTDADIERDWKIIQDMATKVLRNEEPGEDDVFEETPPIPVVIEPEVLKRVPSLKKKDYGMSLLLSNVPSSPKLINGSFAALFDNNDVIVEFAKEITNSDFNGRPIRLSPRRRMKLRDQNRQRSLDCDVTPHRSIISRFKQASLDSKVDEILEWSTLQEMSGGLNEIEDGNESGADSDVDLGSGVKMKVSINVTKSSENDDDPEVEKGELSNGNGMHSTNEPLNGHIICKHCGHVING is encoded by the exons GAAAAGACATGGTGGACTATATAGCAGACTATCTGAAGACCATCAGAACGAGGCGTGTGTTCCCGGATGTACAGCCTGGATACATGCGCAATTTGGTACCGGAAACAGCACCAACGGAAGGCGAACCATGGCACGACATCTTCCGGGATATAGAGAGGGTTATCATGCCTGGA GTTACCCATTGGCAGAGTCCATATATGCACGCCTACTTTCCCGCCCTCAACTCGTTCCCGTCACTCCTGGGGGACATGCTTGCGGACGCTATTAACTGCCTCGGTTTCACATGG GCCTCCAGTCCTGCATGTACCGAGTTGGAGACGATCGTGATGGATTGGCTCGGAAAGATGATTGGACTTCCGTCTGAGTTTCTCCATagcaacaaacaaacaatgggAGGCGGAGTGATTCAG ctAACAGCCAGTGATTCCACATTCATCGCTTTGCTTGCCGCGAGAACTGAGGTGTTCAGAAAATACAAGTGCTTGCATTCAGGACTCGATGATGCCGAGATCAATGCGAGACTGGTCGCCTATTGTTCTGACCAG GCGCATTCCTCGGTCGAGAAAGCTGGGCTCATTGGTCTGGTGAAAATGAGATTCATTTGTAGCGACGACCAACTGAGCATGCGCGGGGAGAGTCTTCAGTCCGCCATAGAACGTGACCGGGAGGAAGGATTGATTCCTTTCTTT GTATGTGCAACTCTGGGAACAACTGGAGCCTGTGCTTTTGATAATCTAGCGGAACTTGGTCCGATTT GTGAAACAGAAGGCCTATACCTACATATCGACGCTGCTTATGCCGGAACAGCGTTCATTTGTCCGGAATACCGGAAGTTCATGGCTGGGATAGAGTATGCGCACTCCATTGCATTTAATCCATCAAAATGGCTGATGGTACACTTTGACTGTACAGCaatgtg GGTGAAGAATAGTGGATCCTTACATCGTACTTTCAATGTCGACCCCCTGTACCTAAAACATGAAAACAGTG GTGCTGCCATAGATTATATG CATTGGCAGATCCCACTGAGCCGAAGATTCCGCGCCCTGAAGCTGTGGTTCGTCATCAGATCCTTTGGCGTAGAGGGCTTACAAGCTCACGTGAGAAAG GGTGTTCGTCTGGCGGAGAAGTTCGAGAAAATGGTCCGAACAGATGACAGGTTTGAGATTCCAGCTGCACGACATCTCGGAATGGTCGTGTTCCGCCTGAAG GGGGACAATGACCGTACAGAAATTCTTCTAAAACGGTTGAACAAAAGTGGCAAAATACACATGGTACCTGCTGCACTCAAGTCAAAATACGTCATCCGATTCACGGTGACGTCACAATACACCACTGACGCAGACATCGAGCGAGATTGGAAAATCATTCAAGACATGGCGACTAAAGTACTTCGGAACGAAGAACCAGGCGAAGATGACGTATTTGAGGAAACGCCACCAATTCCGGTCGTCATTGAACCGGAAGTGCTGAAACGAGTACCCTCCTTGAAGAAAAAAGATTATGGTATGAGCTTGTTACTTAGCAACGTTCCGTCATCTCCCAAACTCATAAACGGAAGTTTTGCTGCCCTGTTTGACAACAATGACGTCATTGTGGAATTTGCTAAGGAGATCACTAACAGTGATTTTAATGGTCGGCCAATTCGTCTGTCACCAAGACGACGAATGAAACTCCGGGACCAAAACAGACAACGGAGTCTCGACTGTGACGTCACTCCACATCGATCTATCATCAGCCGATTCAAACAGGCGTCACTCGATTCCAAAGTAGACGAAATTCTCGAATGGTCAACTCTGCAGGAAATGTCCGGAGGTCTGAATGAAATCGAAGACGGAAACGAGAGCGGAGCAGATTCGGATGTTGACCTGGGGTCAGGGGTCAAAATGAAAGTTTCAATCAATGTAACAAAATCATCTGAAAATGATGATGATCCAGAAGTAGAAAAAGGTGAACTATCAAACGGGAATGGGATGCATTCTACCAATGAACCCTTAAATGGACATATAATCTGCAAACACTGCGGTCACGTAATTAACGGATAA